A region of Desulfolithobacter dissulfuricans DNA encodes the following proteins:
- a CDS encoding AAA family ATPase — MTKVIAMAGKGGTGKTTTSALLIKYLLQCKMTPILAVDADANANLNELLELDVHMTLGEIRKEMKGDIPHGMSRDQYMEMKIHQALIEESGFDLLVMGQPDGPGCYCAANQYLAMTMDKLAENYRYIIVDNEAGMEHLSRMNLHAIDTLIIVSDPSARGILTARRIADITGPLQLEIKRQYLVVNRAPDPVPPALEEKIDQAVAEADMELAGIIPASDELVQQELSGSSYLSLPDDARVVQQAFAIFDKIFAQS, encoded by the coding sequence ATGACCAAAGTTATAGCCATGGCAGGCAAGGGTGGTACCGGCAAGACCACCACATCGGCCCTGCTCATCAAATATCTTCTCCAGTGCAAGATGACGCCCATCCTCGCTGTGGACGCCGATGCCAACGCCAACCTCAACGAACTGCTGGAACTCGATGTCCACATGACCCTGGGCGAGATCCGCAAGGAGATGAAGGGCGATATCCCGCACGGCATGAGCCGCGACCAGTACATGGAGATGAAAATCCACCAGGCCCTGATCGAGGAATCGGGCTTTGACCTGCTGGTCATGGGCCAGCCGGACGGGCCGGGATGCTACTGCGCAGCCAACCAGTACCTGGCCATGACCATGGACAAACTGGCTGAAAACTACAGGTACATCATCGTTGACAACGAGGCGGGCATGGAACATCTGAGCCGCATGAACCTGCACGCCATCGATACCCTGATCATTGTCTCGGATCCGTCTGCCCGGGGCATCCTGACCGCCCGGCGGATTGCCGATATAACCGGCCCGCTCCAGCTGGAGATAAAGCGCCAGTATCTCGTCGTCAACCGGGCCCCGGACCCGGTGCCCCCTGCCCTAGAGGAAAAAATCGACCAGGCCGTGGCCGAGGCGGACATGGAGCTGGCCGGCATCATCCCGGCCAGTGACGAACTGGTCCAGCAGGAACTCTCCGGCAGCTCCTATCTCAGTCTGCCAGATGATGCCAGGGTGGTCCAGCAGGCCTTTGCCATCTTTGACAAGATCTTTGCCCAGTCCTGA
- a CDS encoding HAD family hydrolase, which yields MDLLVDAAQVLRYFDNFVYDRLEPKRSRLPALFHKHLRRTCMGYKAVIFDLDGTLLDTLDDLAESGNRVLAAQGMPTHPREAYCYFVGDGLEMLIRRIVPEDRRDEETIRRLIQEFREVYSRNWNVLSRPYPGVDDMLEELRRLGLSLAVLSNKPDDFTRHCVQELLGNHSFVSVLGHRPGVPRKPAPDGALEIAETMGLTPADILYLGDTATDMETALRAGMTPVGALWGFRTADELRQSGAAHLVSHPGEVVELVRDKTASVQD from the coding sequence ATGGATTTACTTGTGGACGCGGCGCAGGTTCTGCGATATTTTGACAACTTTGTGTATGACCGGCTGGAGCCGAAAAGATCCAGGCTTCCAGCGCTGTTTCACAAACATCTCCGGAGGACCTGCATGGGCTACAAGGCTGTGATCTTTGATCTGGACGGAACACTGCTCGATACCCTCGATGATCTGGCGGAAAGCGGTAACCGGGTGCTGGCCGCCCAGGGCATGCCCACCCATCCGCGGGAAGCCTACTGCTATTTTGTCGGTGACGGCCTGGAGATGCTGATTCGCAGGATCGTCCCCGAGGATCGCCGCGACGAAGAGACCATCCGTCGGTTGATCCAGGAATTCCGGGAGGTGTACTCCAGAAACTGGAATGTGCTGAGCCGGCCCTATCCCGGCGTCGACGACATGCTCGAAGAACTGCGCCGGCTGGGTCTCTCCCTGGCCGTGCTCTCCAACAAACCTGACGACTTTACGCGCCATTGCGTCCAGGAGCTGCTTGGCAATCACTCTTTTGTCTCGGTGCTCGGTCACCGTCCGGGCGTGCCCAGGAAACCGGCCCCGGACGGGGCTCTGGAAATTGCAGAGACCATGGGGCTTACACCGGCGGATATCCTCTATCTCGGTGATACGGCAACAGACATGGAGACCGCGCTGCGGGCCGGCATGACACCGGTGGGCGCACTCTGGGGATTCAGAACCGCCGACGAGCTCCGCCAGAGCGGGGCGGCCCACCTGGTGAGCCATCCCGGCGAAGTTGTCGAACTGGTCAGGGACAAGACGGCGTCAGTGCAGGACTGA